One Halomonas sp. M4R1S46 genomic window carries:
- a CDS encoding AAA family ATPase, translating into MLTSDAPEDNERQQVTQQFLDWLAPGAVFDFRTFDDTKLNRRDLVRTFRGTLEEHWKALDALNQRGAGVFVTINGTDGEGLRAENVNEVRAVFVDFDTPEPERPNVLSEVLTDFPPSLLVESSPGKHHAYWRAPGLSLEEFKPLQRGLATWLGGDQSINDLPRVMRLPGFFHCKSDPSLIRILAIGEDVDAETVRRTIAPFIPSVVESSDKAPMEFLSDETHPYVCRALESASTAVLSAPEGCRNDTLNREAFGLFGFVKGGQLEEGAVRNILYRAAIGAGLNSPEVIRTLNNAWASSPSREIPRYEVDPEELDFNDEDGLSGSLDDAAERETALVDALELNKAKYLLNVEPPPQSYVIEGLIPEPVAAVIVAPGSTGKSFWLMQLAVCVATGVPFFELPIAKPGGVLMLGAEDNRDEMGRRLHSIIRASESVGNRLDMAKLGENFYPVSRLGCDNRLTLKAEGNTVHNKTLITEVIKAAQAIPDLRLIILDPVSRFRSGDENASEDGTRFVEALELIRRETGVTVLCAHHSRKGSKGDSADDIRGASAFVDAVRFAATLAVPDAEMAKKLGMDEQSRRAHVRFNVVKSNYRTETDTFWMRRGIGGVLEMIPPLQEYSKVADKGEQRFQATLPKLLEFIQKKDSEGRPITRNGLRDYAGTEGLFGVGDQSLRTIVNRAIDEGEVFLRDNGTLHTW; encoded by the coding sequence ATGCTGACATCCGATGCCCCTGAAGACAATGAGCGCCAACAGGTAACTCAGCAGTTTCTGGACTGGCTGGCGCCGGGAGCCGTTTTCGATTTCCGGACATTTGATGATACCAAGCTCAATCGTAGGGATCTGGTGCGTACCTTTCGGGGTACGCTGGAGGAGCACTGGAAAGCGCTTGATGCTCTTAATCAGCGAGGAGCTGGTGTATTCGTGACGATCAATGGCACGGATGGGGAAGGTCTCCGTGCCGAGAACGTGAACGAGGTTCGTGCGGTATTTGTTGACTTCGACACTCCTGAACCTGAGCGACCGAACGTTCTGAGTGAGGTGTTGACCGACTTTCCTCCTTCTTTGCTTGTGGAATCATCACCTGGAAAGCATCACGCTTACTGGCGGGCTCCCGGTCTGTCGCTTGAGGAGTTCAAGCCGCTACAAAGGGGGCTTGCCACTTGGCTGGGGGGAGATCAATCCATCAATGACCTTCCCCGTGTGATGCGGCTTCCTGGATTCTTCCACTGCAAGTCAGACCCCTCCCTTATCCGGATCCTAGCCATTGGCGAGGATGTCGACGCCGAAACTGTACGCCGGACGATTGCCCCGTTCATCCCGAGTGTCGTTGAGTCAAGCGACAAGGCTCCGATGGAGTTTCTTTCTGACGAGACTCACCCCTATGTCTGCCGGGCATTGGAAAGTGCCTCAACGGCCGTCCTGAGTGCGCCCGAGGGATGTCGGAACGACACGCTCAATCGCGAGGCATTCGGGTTGTTCGGATTCGTGAAGGGAGGGCAACTGGAAGAGGGTGCTGTGCGGAATATCCTGTATCGCGCTGCTATCGGAGCTGGATTGAATTCTCCCGAAGTTATCCGGACCCTGAATAACGCTTGGGCAAGCTCGCCCTCTCGCGAGATCCCAAGGTATGAGGTTGATCCGGAAGAGTTGGATTTCAATGACGAGGATGGGCTTTCAGGAAGTCTCGATGATGCCGCGGAGAGAGAAACTGCACTGGTCGATGCCTTGGAATTGAACAAGGCAAAATACCTGTTAAACGTGGAACCGCCCCCGCAGAGCTATGTCATTGAGGGACTGATCCCCGAGCCAGTCGCTGCAGTCATTGTTGCGCCTGGCTCTACTGGAAAATCCTTCTGGCTGATGCAACTGGCCGTATGTGTGGCAACGGGCGTCCCGTTCTTTGAATTGCCCATTGCAAAGCCTGGGGGTGTGCTGATGCTTGGTGCAGAGGATAACCGCGACGAGATGGGGCGTCGTCTGCATAGCATCATTAGGGCCAGCGAATCCGTCGGCAACCGCCTTGACATGGCCAAGCTGGGGGAAAACTTCTACCCCGTTTCTCGACTAGGCTGCGATAACCGGCTGACGTTGAAGGCAGAGGGGAATACCGTGCACAATAAGACGCTGATCACGGAGGTCATCAAGGCAGCCCAAGCCATCCCGGATTTGCGTCTGATTATCCTCGACCCCGTCAGCCGGTTCCGCAGCGGTGATGAGAATGCCAGTGAAGATGGTACCCGCTTTGTGGAAGCACTTGAGCTTATCCGCCGAGAGACGGGTGTTACTGTTCTGTGTGCTCATCACAGCCGTAAAGGTAGCAAGGGTGATAGTGCGGATGATATCCGGGGTGCATCTGCCTTCGTGGATGCAGTGCGTTTTGCGGCTACCCTAGCCGTACCTGACGCAGAGATGGCCAAGAAATTGGGCATGGATGAGCAGAGCCGGAGAGCACATGTCCGTTTCAATGTCGTAAAATCGAATTACCGCACGGAAACGGATACCTTCTGGATGCGTCGGGGCATCGGGGGTGTTCTCGAAATGATTCCGCCCCTTCAGGAATACAGCAAAGTGGCGGATAAAGGCGAACAACGCTTCCAGGCTACTCTTCCCAAGCTACTAGAATTCATCCAGAAGAAGGATAGTGAAGGGCGCCCTATTACTCGCAATGGCTTGCGCGACTACGCAGGAACTGAAGGACTGTTTGGTGTGGGGGACCAAAGTCTCCGCACTATCGTCAATCGTGCCATTGATGAAGGTGAGGTGTTCCTGCGTGACAATGGGACGTTGCATACCTGGTAG
- the brxL gene encoding BREX system Lon protease-like protein BrxL has protein sequence MELDDLDRKAAELLDGYLVRKDLVRTFARQFPVPTYVVEFLLGRYCASTDPEEIEEGLEVVQRQLKSRTIKAGEEELFKARAREKGEIKIIDLIQARLDTKNDTYMASLPSLRLTDVRIPDELVSEHERMLTGGFYAELTLEYDASIAQEQGGRPFGIRALREIQLSKRDVLDELARARQHFTTEEWKAFLLRSTGIEPAGLTERQKDAMLLRMVPFVERNYNVVELGPRGTGKSHLFQQVSPYAHLISGGKATVAKMFVDNNSGRRGLVCQYDVVCFDEVSGISFDNKDGVNIMKGYMESGEFSRGKESIRADGSIVLVGNFDVDVEHQQRIGHLFGPLPEEMRHDTAFMDRIHAFLPGWDVPKVSKELLTDHFGLVSDFLSECWSQLRSQSRVSQWQGRVFFGGALSGRDTNAVNKTASGLLKLLYPGDDLSPSDDDLEWAIHIAMEARRRVKEQQKRIGAAEFRNTHFSYTMGEDGVEKFVATPELQSDNSIGNDPLEPGQVWSISPGGQASNGQEEHPGLFRIEVNEGPGTGVKILNKPVPPAFRESIGYAEQNLYTRAGQLVGDKEPRQHEFTVQLRAFDAAKAGTKLGVAALIAMSSALLKRSLRGGLIVVGEINLGGSIEPIHNPVTLVEIAVEKGATAILMPVTCRKLLFDLSDEMATKVDIQFYLDARDALLKSLGE, from the coding sequence ATGGAACTCGATGACCTGGATCGCAAGGCGGCCGAGCTGCTGGACGGCTACCTGGTGCGCAAGGATCTGGTGCGCACCTTCGCCCGCCAGTTCCCGGTGCCTACCTACGTGGTGGAGTTCCTGCTCGGGCGCTACTGTGCCAGCACCGATCCGGAGGAGATCGAGGAGGGCCTGGAGGTGGTACAGCGACAGCTCAAGTCGCGCACCATCAAGGCCGGCGAGGAGGAGCTGTTCAAGGCCCGTGCCCGCGAGAAGGGCGAGATCAAGATCATCGATCTGATCCAGGCACGCCTGGATACCAAGAACGACACCTACATGGCCAGCCTGCCCAGCCTGCGCCTGACCGACGTGCGGATTCCCGACGAGCTGGTCAGTGAGCACGAGCGCATGCTGACCGGCGGCTTCTACGCCGAACTGACCCTGGAATACGACGCCAGCATCGCCCAGGAGCAGGGCGGGCGCCCCTTCGGCATCCGTGCCCTGCGCGAGATCCAGCTCTCCAAGCGCGACGTGCTCGACGAGCTGGCTCGCGCCCGCCAGCACTTCACCACCGAGGAGTGGAAGGCCTTCCTGCTGCGCTCCACTGGCATCGAGCCAGCGGGCCTCACCGAACGCCAGAAGGACGCCATGCTGCTGCGCATGGTGCCCTTCGTGGAGCGCAACTATAACGTCGTCGAGCTCGGCCCCCGCGGTACCGGAAAGAGCCACCTCTTCCAGCAGGTATCGCCCTACGCGCATCTGATCTCCGGCGGCAAGGCCACCGTGGCCAAGATGTTCGTGGATAACAATTCGGGCCGCAGAGGCCTGGTGTGCCAGTACGACGTGGTCTGCTTCGACGAGGTGTCCGGCATCTCATTCGACAACAAGGACGGCGTCAACATCATGAAGGGCTACATGGAGAGCGGCGAGTTCTCTCGCGGCAAGGAGAGCATCCGCGCCGACGGCTCCATCGTGCTGGTCGGCAACTTCGACGTGGACGTGGAGCACCAGCAGCGCATCGGCCACCTGTTCGGTCCGCTGCCGGAGGAGATGCGCCACGATACCGCCTTCATGGACCGCATCCACGCCTTTCTGCCCGGCTGGGACGTGCCCAAGGTCAGCAAGGAGCTGCTCACCGACCACTTCGGCCTGGTCAGCGACTTCCTCTCGGAGTGTTGGAGCCAGCTACGCAGCCAGAGCCGCGTCTCGCAGTGGCAGGGCCGCGTCTTCTTCGGCGGCGCCCTCTCCGGACGCGACACCAATGCCGTCAACAAGACCGCCAGCGGCCTGCTGAAGCTGCTCTACCCCGGCGATGACCTCTCGCCCAGCGACGACGACCTGGAATGGGCCATCCATATCGCCATGGAGGCGCGCCGGCGGGTCAAGGAGCAGCAGAAGCGCATCGGCGCCGCCGAGTTCCGCAACACCCACTTCAGCTACACCATGGGCGAGGATGGCGTGGAAAAGTTCGTCGCCACCCCGGAGCTGCAGAGCGACAACAGCATCGGCAACGACCCGCTGGAACCAGGCCAGGTATGGAGCATCAGCCCCGGGGGGCAGGCCAGCAACGGCCAGGAGGAACATCCCGGCCTGTTCCGCATCGAGGTCAACGAGGGCCCTGGCACCGGCGTCAAGATCCTCAACAAGCCGGTGCCGCCGGCCTTTCGCGAGAGCATCGGCTACGCCGAGCAGAACCTTTACACCCGCGCCGGCCAGCTGGTCGGCGACAAGGAACCTCGCCAGCATGAGTTCACCGTGCAGCTGCGCGCCTTCGATGCCGCCAAGGCCGGCACCAAGTTGGGAGTCGCGGCGCTGATCGCCATGAGCTCGGCACTGCTCAAGCGAAGCCTGCGCGGCGGCCTGATCGTGGTCGGCGAGATCAACCTCGGCGGCTCCATCGAACCGATCCACAATCCAGTCACCCTGGTGGAGATCGCCGTGGAGAAAGGCGCCACGGCCATCCTGATGCCGGTGACCTGCCGCAAGCTGCTATTCGACCTCTCCGACGAGATGGCCACCAAAGTGGACATCCAGTTCTACCTGGATGCCCGGGATGCGCTGCTGAAGTCGCTGGGAGAGTAA
- the pglZ gene encoding BREX-1 system phosphatase PglZ type B: protein MVLLEKLVERIRQAASYNPDVQAAPACILWPDRERLWEPVIAQIQTELPELLVLGDYAPEQRRGPTIWLRCAIAGTVDGIALDAETPPILYLPGVGRQDLRAVSECPEALKPLAELQYRGVLWSQVNAKDWTPRAFLSSQQGGLGLEVAGDAATRQALLAALPRLLKEEIADLQGRHLDAETFNTLLTGGDPVRDLLDWLNQPEAMKTSWPHHEWQAFCQVCHSRYGLHPERQSALEAVERLTQRQGNWKTVWTRFTEAPRRYPQLIEQIRQLTPPTLDFFPEPEQMEIWPQLNRQEEERLYHDLCALGSLPAHQARERLEALESEHGVRRDWVWAELGESPLAMALAPLAELGRVTRRSLAGGYAEDMRQAYLSEGWKADDALLRALEKITGQREQEAIFTAARTVYLRWADEAARHLQQVWQPGVDGLKRGEASPNALRGECVLFVDGLRLDCGKRLSHRLIAQGLEVAEHSTWAALPSVTGTGKYAVAPILGSDGIHEEPDGYQFTPITRHLFQKLLRENGWQVLERRQVEQLHKETLDTSKPAWCEFGDIDHAGHERGWKLAQHVDDMLGEVAERIQALLAQGWSQVRVVTDHGWLLLPGELPKTELPASLVETKWGRCAALKPGAHTEAARFPWYWNEQVYFALAESIHCFKAGETYTHGGLSLQECVTPELVVTGSAGAKPSVLIDDLVWKGLRCTFVVEGESDGLTLDIRRHAGDPASSLVLSPKPFKAGGKASVVVEDDDLEGDTAYAVVLDDSGQVVAQRSTTIGGNA from the coding sequence ATGGTACTACTCGAAAAGCTGGTTGAGCGGATCCGTCAGGCCGCTTCCTATAACCCCGATGTGCAGGCCGCGCCGGCCTGCATCCTGTGGCCGGACCGCGAGCGGCTGTGGGAGCCGGTGATCGCCCAGATCCAGACCGAACTGCCCGAGCTCCTGGTGCTGGGTGACTACGCCCCCGAGCAGCGCCGCGGCCCCACCATCTGGCTGCGCTGTGCCATCGCCGGCACCGTAGACGGCATCGCGCTGGACGCGGAAACACCGCCGATCCTCTATCTCCCCGGCGTGGGCCGGCAGGACCTGCGCGCCGTCAGCGAGTGTCCGGAAGCGCTCAAGCCGTTGGCCGAACTTCAGTATCGCGGGGTGCTCTGGTCCCAGGTCAACGCCAAGGACTGGACGCCACGGGCGTTCCTCTCTTCACAGCAGGGCGGGCTGGGCCTGGAGGTGGCCGGTGACGCCGCCACACGCCAGGCGCTGCTTGCCGCCCTGCCCCGTCTGCTCAAGGAGGAGATCGCCGATCTACAGGGCCGCCACCTGGACGCCGAGACCTTCAATACCCTGCTCACTGGCGGCGATCCGGTGCGCGACCTGCTGGACTGGCTCAACCAGCCCGAGGCCATGAAGACCAGCTGGCCCCACCACGAATGGCAGGCGTTCTGCCAGGTTTGCCACTCCCGCTATGGCCTTCACCCGGAGCGGCAAAGTGCGCTGGAAGCCGTGGAGCGGCTGACTCAGCGCCAGGGCAACTGGAAGACGGTATGGACGCGTTTCACCGAGGCCCCCCGCCGCTACCCGCAGCTGATCGAGCAGATTCGCCAGCTCACGCCGCCTACCCTGGATTTCTTCCCGGAACCCGAGCAAATGGAGATCTGGCCACAGCTCAACCGCCAGGAGGAGGAGCGGCTCTATCACGACCTGTGCGCGCTCGGCAGCCTGCCGGCCCACCAGGCCCGTGAGCGGCTGGAAGCGCTGGAGAGCGAACACGGTGTGCGCCGCGATTGGGTGTGGGCGGAGCTGGGCGAAAGTCCGCTGGCCATGGCCCTGGCCCCCCTCGCCGAGCTGGGGCGGGTGACTCGGCGCAGCCTGGCGGGTGGGTACGCCGAGGATATGCGCCAGGCGTACCTCAGCGAGGGCTGGAAGGCCGATGATGCCCTGCTCAGGGCACTGGAGAAGATCACCGGCCAGCGCGAGCAGGAGGCGATCTTTACCGCGGCTCGCACGGTGTATCTGCGCTGGGCCGATGAGGCCGCTCGCCACCTTCAGCAGGTGTGGCAGCCCGGCGTGGATGGCCTCAAGCGCGGCGAGGCGTCTCCCAACGCCCTTCGCGGCGAGTGCGTGCTGTTCGTGGATGGGCTGCGGCTGGATTGCGGAAAGCGATTGTCCCATCGCCTGATTGCCCAGGGCCTGGAAGTCGCCGAGCACAGCACCTGGGCGGCGCTGCCCAGCGTGACCGGCACCGGCAAGTACGCGGTGGCGCCGATCCTCGGCAGCGATGGCATCCACGAGGAGCCTGACGGCTACCAGTTCACGCCCATCACTCGCCACCTGTTCCAGAAGCTGCTGCGCGAGAATGGCTGGCAGGTGCTGGAGCGCCGCCAGGTAGAGCAGTTGCACAAGGAGACCCTGGATACCTCCAAGCCGGCGTGGTGCGAGTTCGGCGATATCGATCACGCCGGCCATGAGCGTGGCTGGAAGCTGGCTCAGCACGTCGATGACATGCTGGGGGAAGTCGCCGAGCGTATCCAGGCGTTGCTGGCCCAGGGCTGGTCGCAGGTGCGCGTGGTCACCGATCACGGCTGGCTACTGCTGCCGGGCGAGCTGCCCAAGACCGAGCTGCCGGCCAGCCTGGTGGAGACCAAGTGGGGGCGCTGTGCGGCGCTCAAGCCGGGCGCGCATACGGAGGCGGCGCGCTTCCCCTGGTACTGGAACGAGCAGGTATACTTCGCCCTGGCGGAGAGCATTCACTGCTTCAAGGCGGGTGAGACCTACACCCATGGCGGCCTGAGCCTGCAGGAGTGCGTGACGCCGGAGCTCGTCGTCACCGGCAGCGCCGGCGCCAAGCCCTCGGTGTTGATCGATGACCTGGTGTGGAAGGGGCTGCGCTGTACCTTTGTGGTGGAAGGCGAGAGCGACGGACTGACGCTGGACATCCGACGCCATGCCGGCGACCCGGCCAGCAGCCTGGTGCTCTCGCCCAAGCCGTTCAAGGCCGGCGGCAAGGCCTCGGTGGTGGTCGAGGATGACGACCTCGAAGGGGACACCGCCTACGCCGTGGTGCTGGATGACAGTGGTCAGGTGGTCGCCCAGCGCTCCACCACCATCGGCGGCAATGCATAG
- a CDS encoding DUF262 domain-containing protein encodes MSKKISGAEFPLAKIFSSDFEYLIPSYQRPYAWTTDQASELFDDLYDFFRSEEDEGYFLGSIVLIKEEGSPRAEVIDGQQRLTTLTILLAAIAAQLVGEDRSTLSQYITEPGNKFAGLEPKPRLTLREKDREFFTCYVQGLAFNDLLALGSASLENESQKNIQANSQLLIERLRSRFGDASERLGDFISFLLQRCFLVAVSTPSQKSAFRVFSVMNSRGLDLQPTDIIKADVIGKLSTTSEQEIYNERWEDMEVDLGRAGFNDLFAYVRMIHAKEKSKRALLEEFRNHVLTQVSDTRTLIEDVLEPYAETLSVLRESHYVAETDADKVNRSLRWLNRIDNSDWVPPAMVFLADHKNEPAYVAWFFRKLERLAAYMHICAKNVNQRIERYALLIAALQQPHDYDNPVRAVELTDKEKSDMRRVLQGDIYTLTARRRNYLMLRLDSFVSDGAATYDPTVLTIEHVLPQTVPSTSQWAEWWPEPEMREQWVHRLANLVPLNKRRNSQAHNYDFGKKKDAYFRGRSNVSSYALTSQVLGEDQWTPEVVQKRQADLIAVLADKWEF; translated from the coding sequence ATGAGCAAAAAGATCAGCGGTGCGGAGTTCCCGCTTGCCAAGATTTTCAGTTCCGACTTTGAATACCTGATCCCGTCGTATCAGCGCCCCTACGCCTGGACGACCGATCAGGCTTCGGAGCTTTTCGATGATCTATATGACTTCTTCCGCAGCGAGGAGGATGAAGGCTATTTCCTCGGCAGCATCGTGCTCATCAAGGAAGAGGGAAGCCCCAGGGCCGAAGTGATCGATGGGCAGCAGCGCCTGACCACGCTGACGATCCTGCTGGCCGCCATTGCAGCCCAGCTTGTGGGGGAGGACAGGAGCACACTCAGCCAGTACATCACCGAGCCGGGAAACAAGTTCGCAGGCCTGGAGCCAAAGCCGCGTTTGACGCTGCGCGAGAAGGATCGCGAGTTCTTCACCTGTTACGTGCAGGGCTTGGCGTTCAATGACCTCCTGGCCTTGGGGTCCGCGTCGCTTGAAAACGAATCGCAGAAAAACATCCAGGCAAACAGCCAGCTTCTGATCGAGCGGCTCAGGTCGCGCTTCGGTGATGCCTCGGAACGGCTGGGCGACTTCATCAGTTTCCTGCTGCAACGCTGTTTTCTCGTGGCGGTTTCCACGCCCAGCCAGAAGTCCGCTTTTCGCGTGTTCTCCGTTATGAATAGCCGTGGGCTCGACCTCCAGCCGACGGACATCATCAAGGCGGATGTCATCGGCAAGCTTTCAACCACCAGCGAGCAGGAAATCTACAACGAACGCTGGGAGGACATGGAGGTCGACCTGGGCCGCGCCGGCTTCAACGACCTGTTCGCCTATGTACGCATGATCCATGCGAAGGAGAAGTCCAAGCGGGCTTTGCTTGAGGAGTTCCGCAATCACGTCCTGACACAGGTCAGCGATACGCGCACGCTGATCGAAGACGTGCTGGAACCCTATGCTGAGACCCTTTCAGTTCTGCGAGAGTCCCATTACGTTGCCGAGACCGACGCCGACAAGGTCAATCGGTCCTTGCGCTGGCTGAATCGCATCGACAACTCGGACTGGGTCCCGCCCGCTATGGTGTTCCTGGCAGACCACAAGAACGAACCTGCCTATGTGGCGTGGTTCTTCAGGAAACTGGAACGCCTGGCGGCCTACATGCACATTTGTGCGAAAAACGTGAACCAGCGTATCGAGCGCTATGCCCTGCTGATCGCGGCGCTACAGCAGCCGCATGACTACGACAACCCGGTCCGGGCCGTCGAACTGACGGACAAGGAAAAGTCCGACATGCGGCGGGTCCTGCAGGGCGATATCTATACACTGACCGCCCGTCGACGCAACTACCTGATGCTGCGGCTGGATTCATTCGTATCGGATGGTGCAGCAACCTATGACCCGACGGTGCTGACCATCGAGCACGTCTTGCCGCAAACCGTCCCAAGCACCAGTCAGTGGGCCGAATGGTGGCCGGAGCCAGAGATGCGGGAGCAGTGGGTTCATCGCCTGGCCAATCTTGTACCATTGAACAAGCGCCGGAATTCTCAGGCTCATAACTATGACTTCGGGAAGAAGAAGGATGCCTATTTCCGTGGACGTAGCAACGTCTCCTCCTACGCACTCACCAGCCAGGTGCTCGGTGAAGACCAATGGACGCCTGAGGTGGTGCAGAAACGTCAGGCCGATTTGATCGCAGTGCTGGCCGACAAGTGGGAATTCTGA
- a CDS encoding Hsp70 family protein → MEVFGFDFGTTNSLISRVAGGQTVVFDQGEEPYPSVVCYEGDSVICGSEAKKRLATHEIGVIGNVVRSPKMLLDREHVHVDGIPRRPRDMVADIVKHVVNATEEDPRYKLDRGIGRAVVTIPVDMDGRQRRELREAFHQAGLVIEQFVHEPMAALYGYLRTHEDPANEIRRLEGQYLLVFDWGGGTLDLTLCQVQNGMLVQIRNDGTSELGGDVMDEAIRREIEKHAVEAAGIEPDEADVDPGASLRLLTRAEEAKIALSKREQEHIFIPEYFRNDVADPDIDTLLTRSELEAIIGQKIRQGVKRAKTLIDSADLTTSDISLCLATGGIVNMPAVQSGLFEMFGATRVEISERGFSIISEGAAWIAHDRARLRLAKNIEVHAARNQHFPVIGAGYEMPTAGEVSEAETLMLYCIDPRDGVGKISLLSPTRHGRHVQTNDSRQPLACLNVKVTPSLPQLFERIMLHLEVDDNLILHASAKSAIRGDSDSADIHSLEFGLDIMQGITGRSLNEPQQQTGEAEKYAKKPDGRSSEKPNRKGDIMLRPNVAMFFKEKDRNNHKPDEQAIHEALLAFVPGEALIRKEMGKPGGHFTRIDELSPIQREERAWYVPCSYCGKRAGDPKCRCLSGH, encoded by the coding sequence ATGGAGGTCTTCGGCTTCGATTTCGGTACCACCAACAGCCTGATCAGTCGGGTGGCTGGTGGCCAAACCGTGGTGTTCGACCAGGGAGAGGAACCCTACCCTTCCGTGGTCTGCTACGAGGGCGATAGCGTTATCTGCGGCAGCGAGGCCAAGAAGCGCCTGGCGACCCACGAAATCGGCGTCATCGGCAACGTGGTCCGATCTCCCAAGATGCTGCTGGATCGTGAGCATGTGCACGTCGATGGCATCCCTCGACGTCCCCGCGACATGGTCGCGGATATCGTCAAGCACGTGGTGAACGCTACCGAAGAGGACCCGCGATATAAGCTTGACCGGGGTATCGGTCGCGCCGTTGTCACGATTCCGGTGGACATGGATGGCAGGCAGCGCCGTGAACTGCGGGAGGCCTTTCACCAGGCAGGCCTGGTTATCGAGCAGTTCGTGCATGAGCCCATGGCGGCGCTCTATGGCTACCTACGCACCCATGAAGACCCTGCGAACGAGATTCGTCGCCTGGAGGGGCAGTATCTACTGGTCTTCGACTGGGGCGGCGGCACCCTGGACTTGACGCTGTGTCAGGTCCAGAACGGCATGCTGGTACAAATCCGTAACGATGGCACCAGCGAGCTCGGTGGGGACGTGATGGACGAGGCGATCCGTCGTGAGATCGAGAAGCACGCCGTCGAGGCGGCCGGCATCGAACCCGACGAAGCCGATGTCGATCCGGGCGCCAGCCTGCGTCTGCTGACTCGCGCCGAAGAGGCCAAGATCGCGCTGTCGAAGCGGGAACAGGAGCACATCTTTATCCCAGAGTACTTCCGTAATGACGTCGCGGATCCCGATATCGACACCCTGCTGACCCGTAGCGAGCTGGAAGCGATCATCGGCCAGAAGATCCGCCAGGGGGTGAAGCGGGCCAAGACCCTGATCGACTCAGCCGACCTGACCACTTCCGATATCTCGCTGTGTCTCGCCACCGGCGGCATCGTCAACATGCCGGCAGTCCAGTCGGGGCTGTTTGAGATGTTCGGTGCCACCCGAGTCGAGATCTCCGAGCGTGGTTTCTCCATCATTTCGGAAGGGGCCGCCTGGATCGCCCATGACCGGGCACGCTTGCGCCTGGCCAAGAACATCGAGGTCCATGCAGCACGCAACCAGCATTTCCCGGTCATTGGTGCCGGCTACGAGATGCCGACTGCCGGTGAGGTCAGTGAGGCGGAAACCCTGATGCTCTACTGCATCGACCCTCGCGACGGGGTCGGCAAGATCAGCCTGCTCTCCCCCACCCGTCACGGGCGCCATGTGCAGACCAACGACTCTCGCCAGCCTCTGGCCTGCCTGAACGTCAAGGTCACCCCATCGCTGCCGCAGCTATTCGAGCGGATCATGCTCCATCTGGAGGTGGACGATAACCTGATCCTGCACGCATCGGCAAAATCTGCCATCAGGGGAGACAGCGATAGTGCGGATATCCATTCGCTGGAATTCGGGCTGGACATCATGCAGGGCATCACCGGCCGTTCACTGAACGAACCGCAACAGCAGACAGGTGAGGCCGAGAAATACGCAAAAAAGCCTGATGGCCGTAGCAGTGAAAAACCAAATAGGAAGGGAGACATCATGCTACGGCCAAATGTTGCCATGTTTTTTAAAGAAAAAGACAGGAACAATCATAAGCCAGATGAACAGGCAATACATGAAGCACTCCTTGCATTCGTGCCAGGTGAAGCCCTGATCAGGAAAGAGATGGGCAAGCCTGGCGGCCACTTCACCCGCATCGATGAGCTAAGCCCGATACAACGCGAAGAGCGGGCCTGGTATGTGCCTTGCAGTTATTGCGGAAAGCGCGCCGGTGATCCGAAGTGCCGGTGCTTGTCGGGCCACTGA